Part of the Cryptosporangium arvum DSM 44712 genome, CCGACTTCATCGCCTGCCGGCGCGACGCCGACTCCGAGGCCGCGGACTCCAGCAGAGCCGCGTAGATGCGGGTGTTCAGGTACTTCGGCAGCAGCGCCGAGAGCAGCTGCTCGGGCTCCGGCTCGAACTCGTAGATCGGGCGCGGCCCCTCTGGGTGCGCCTCCTCCGAGACGTCCATCGGCGCGAACCGGTGCGCGACCGGCCGCTGGGTGATCATCGACACCAGGTCGGTGGAGACCAGGTGCAGCTCGTCCACCCCGTGGACGCCGTCCAGGCCGGGCCCGTCCAGCGTGTCGTCGGCGCCGGCCAGGAAGGTCTGCACGAGGAACTCGCCGACCTCCTTGGCGTCGTCGTAGTCCGGCGACTCGGAGAAGCCCGTCCAGGACCGCTCGATGTGCCGGTTCCGGAACCGGAAGTACGCCGCGCCCTTACGGCCGATGACGTACAGAACCGGCTCCTGGCCGTCCGACTGGACCTGAGCGATGAGCTGCTCGGCCCGGCGGATCACGTTGGCGTTGTAGCCACCGGCCAGACCACGGTCACTGGTGATGAGGAGGATCCCCACCCGCTTCACGCGCTCGCGAGCGTTGAGAAGCGGGTGGTCGATCGACGAGGAGTTCGTCGCGAGCGCGGTGAGCACCCGGGTGATCGCCTCGGCGTAGGGGCGCGACGCCTCGACCCGGGCGCGCGCCTTCGCGATCCGCGAAGTAGCGATCAGCTCCTGCGCCTTGGTGATCTTCTTGGTCTGCTGAACCGACTTGATCCGGCGTCGCAGCACCCGAAGCGAGGCGGGCACGGATCAGCCCTCCTGGTCAGTGTGTCGGGTGACGCTTTCGGCCGAGTCCTCGTCCTTCGCCTCGATGACCTGGTCGCTGCTCGCG contains:
- a CDS encoding F0F1 ATP synthase subunit gamma, which gives rise to MPASLRVLRRRIKSVQQTKKITKAQELIATSRIAKARARVEASRPYAEAITRVLTALATNSSSIDHPLLNARERVKRVGILLITSDRGLAGGYNANVIRRAEQLIAQVQSDGQEPVLYVIGRKGAAYFRFRNRHIERSWTGFSESPDYDDAKEVGEFLVQTFLAGADDTLDGPGLDGVHGVDELHLVSTDLVSMITQRPVAHRFAPMDVSEEAHPEGPRPIYEFEPEPEQLLSALLPKYLNTRIYAALLESAASESASRRQAMKSASDNAGELVKSLSREANAARQAQITQEISEIVGGSNALATAGSDD